In Nocardioides faecalis, the following proteins share a genomic window:
- the tsaE gene encoding tRNA (adenosine(37)-N6)-threonylcarbamoyltransferase complex ATPase subunit type 1 TsaE: MTVEISLVGPEAADDALEVVRTAFAARAPLDPPADALSETAESIAAMLAPGGGLLARLDGCPVGVVVLDPDESAVFLRRFGVVPQAQGRGIARALVRAALSEVAARAATSLDPARAPDRLVVLAREELPRTVGFWRDMGFAVTGRTSPYVEMARPVPLTVEVPEAEDMRALGRRLAVRLGAGDLLVLSGELGAGKTTFTQGLGEGLGVRGGVTSPTFVISRVHPSLVGGPALVHVDAYRLGGRAELDDLDLDTDLADAVTVVEWGSGLAESLADSWLEVRIGRATAAAPGPDLDPRTVELDPVGLRWLGADLRSVVRP; the protein is encoded by the coding sequence GTGACCGTGGAGATCTCGCTGGTCGGTCCCGAGGCGGCCGACGACGCGCTGGAGGTCGTCCGGACGGCGTTCGCCGCCCGGGCGCCGCTCGACCCACCCGCCGACGCGCTGTCGGAGACGGCCGAGTCGATCGCCGCCATGCTCGCACCGGGCGGCGGCCTGCTCGCCCGTCTCGACGGCTGTCCCGTCGGGGTCGTGGTGCTCGACCCCGACGAGAGCGCCGTGTTCCTGCGCCGCTTCGGCGTCGTCCCGCAGGCCCAGGGCCGGGGCATCGCCCGTGCGCTGGTGCGCGCGGCGCTGTCAGAGGTCGCCGCCCGGGCCGCCACCTCGCTCGACCCGGCCCGGGCCCCGGACCGGCTGGTGGTGCTGGCCCGCGAGGAGCTGCCCCGCACGGTCGGCTTCTGGCGCGACATGGGCTTTGCCGTGACCGGCAGGACGTCGCCGTACGTCGAGATGGCCCGGCCGGTGCCGCTCACCGTCGAGGTGCCCGAGGCCGAGGACATGCGCGCGCTGGGGCGTCGCCTGGCCGTCCGGCTCGGTGCCGGCGACCTGCTCGTGCTCAGCGGCGAGCTCGGCGCCGGCAAGACCACCTTCACCCAGGGCCTGGGGGAGGGGCTCGGCGTGCGTGGCGGGGTCACCTCGCCGACGTTCGTCATCTCCCGGGTGCACCCCTCGCTGGTCGGCGGGCCGGCGCTCGTGCACGTCGACGCCTACCGCCTCGGGGGCCGTGCCGAGCTCGACGACCTCGACCTCGACACCGACCTCGCCGACGCGGTCACGGTCGTGGAGTGGGGCAGCGGGCTGGCGGAGAGCCTGGCCGACTCCTGGCTGGAGGTGCGCATCGGCCGCGCCACCGCCGCCGCCCCCGGACCCGACCTCGACCCCCGCACCGTCGAGCTCGACCCCGTGGGGCTGCGCTGGCTCGGCGCCG